From a region of the Gossypium raimondii isolate GPD5lz chromosome 10, ASM2569854v1, whole genome shotgun sequence genome:
- the LOC105784784 gene encoding major pollen allergen Bet v 1-E, translated as MGVVTYNYDSTSPVAPARLFKAFVLEADKVWPIAAPHAIQSIEVEANPGPGSIVKINFVEGLPFQYMKHQIGGHDENQFSYSYSLIEGGPLGDKLEKINYENKFEAAVGGGSVCKSSMKFYTFGDYVITEDEIKALIKGSEGVYKAIEAYLLANPDACN; from the exons ATGGGTGTTGTCACTTATAACTATGACTCTACCTCCCCAGTCGCTCCCGCCAGGCTTTTCAAGGCCTTCGTTCTTGAAGCTGACAAGGTCTGGCCCATAGCTGCCCCTCATGCAATCCAGAGTATTGAGGTTGAAGCTAATCCTGGCCCTGGAAGTATCGTAAAGATCAACTTTGTTGAAG gcCTTCCATTCCAATATATGAAGCACCAGATTGGAGGACATGATGAAAACCAATTTTCATACAGTTACAGTTTGATTGAAGGTGGGCCTTTGGGGGACAAGCTTGAGAAAATCAACTACGAGAATAAGTTTGAGGCAGCTGTAGGTGGAGGAAGTGTTTGCAAGAGCTCGATGAAATTTTACACTTTTGGTGACTATGTAATCACTGAAGATGAAATCAAGGCTCTCATTAAAGGGAGTGAGGGAGTTTACAAAGCTATTGAAGCTTACCTCTTAGCTAACCCCGATGCTTGCAACTAA